Within the Gemmatimonadaceae bacterium genome, the region CGCTCGTCGCGCTGGAGGAACAGTGGGGCGCGCACAACTACCATCCGCTCGACATCGTCGTCGAGCGCGGCGAAGGTCCATGGCTCTTCGACGTCGACGGCAAACGTTACCTGGATTGCCTGAGCGCGTATTCGGCGGTCAATCAGGGACACTGCCATCCCCGCATTCTCGAAACGATGCGCGCGCAGGCGGAACGCGTCACTCTCACATCGCGCGCGTTCCGGAACGATCAGCTGCCGCTGTTCTGCGAGGAGCTTGCGCAGTTCTGCGGGATGGACTCCGTCCTGCCGATGAACACCGGGGCGGAAGCGGTCGAGACAGCGATCAAAGCCGCACGCCGCTGGGGCTATCGCACGAAGCAGATTCCGCAGGATCAGGCGCAGATAATCGTCTGCGCGAACAACTTCCACGGCCGAACGACTACCATCATCGGATTCTCGTCGGAGAAGAGCTATCAGGACGGCTTCGGCCCGTTCACTCCCGGGTTTGTCACGGTGCCGTTCGGCGACATCGCCGCAATGGAAGCAGCCGTCAATCCGAACACCTGTGCGATTCTCATCGAGCCGATCCAGTGCGAAGCCGGAATTCTCGTTCCGCCGGACGGATATCTCCGGGCCGTGTCCGATCTCTGCAAGCGCCACGACATTCTCTTCCTCGCAGACGAGATACAGACCGGCCTCGGACGCACGGGCAAGCCGTTCGCCTGCGATCACGAGTCGGTCAAACCCGACGCGTACATCCTCGGCAAGGCTCTGTCCGGTGGATTCTATCCCGTCTCTGCATTCGTGACACGGCGCGAAGTGATGGACGTGTTCGACCCGGGAAGTCACGGAAGCACCTATGGCGGCAATCCGCTGGGATGCGCAGTTGCGCGGACGGCACTCGACGTGATCAGAGAAG harbors:
- the rocD gene encoding ornithine--oxo-acid transaminase gives rise to the protein MPTQITENTESLVALEEQWGAHNYHPLDIVVERGEGPWLFDVDGKRYLDCLSAYSAVNQGHCHPRILETMRAQAERVTLTSRAFRNDQLPLFCEELAQFCGMDSVLPMNTGAEAVETAIKAARRWGYRTKQIPQDQAQIIVCANNFHGRTTTIIGFSSEKSYQDGFGPFTPGFVTVPFGDIAAMEAAVNPNTCAILIEPIQCEAGILVPPDGYLRAVSDLCKRHDILFLADEIQTGLGRTGKPFACDHESVKPDAYILGKALSGGFYPVSAFVTRREVMDVFDPGSHGSTYGGNPLGCAVARTALDVIREEKLAERSAELGEWFIRELQTIEHPNIREIRGRGLLVGVELTVSARPFCEALMERGLLCKETHDFVVRITPPLVVTREDLEWAVQRIRETFAAMD